In Arachis stenosperma cultivar V10309 chromosome 1, arast.V10309.gnm1.PFL2, whole genome shotgun sequence, one DNA window encodes the following:
- the LOC130972146 gene encoding uncharacterized protein LOC130972146 codes for MPQPSKEPCKKEACDIQACLSKNNFLPQRCMKPIELLNSCCEKCDFKSTHCASLSGLLKQKPK; via the exons atgccGCAGCCGAGCAAGGAGCCCTGCAAGAAAGAGGCCTGCGACATTCAAGCTTGCCTATCCAAGAATAACTTTCTCCCTCAAAG GTGCATGAAACCCATTGAACTGCTGAACTCCTGTTGTGAGAAATGCGATTTTAAGTCAACTCACTGTGCTTCCCTTTCTGGACTCTTGAAGCAAAAGCCAAAATGA
- the LOC130972162 gene encoding outer envelope pore protein 37, chloroplastic: METNPNHMVPPTPAVDPPPQSLPSSQSHPQPIFSFPRRPTLRVTTEFDSDSAIFFHKISCKLLDTLAKFKFQFHNNSKGEISEPQLSFVSKHLSLHYDLEDQNALVKSSFDVGPRLHVKAAHDVKAQQGEVTMLANLADPGYALELSTPVPSVGLPKATLRFPVGEVSLQEKETEEEEAKNLLSVSGILKGQFFDGVGTAQYKDEELKLRYCYKDDEMSFIPTLSVPSNALSFAFKRRLTPSDKLSYWYNCDSNYWSAVYKRTYGKDFKFKTGYDSEVRLGWASLWVGDEGGKAKAAPMKMKVQFMLQVPQDDIKSSVLMFRVKKRWDI; encoded by the exons ATGGAAACAAACCCTAATCACATGGTTCCACCCACACCGGCGGTTGATCCTCCGCCGCAGTCGCTGCCGTCAAGCCAAAGCCATCCGCAGCCAATCTTCTCATTTCCAAGGAGGCCGACCCTAAGAGTGACTACTGAGTTCGACAGTGACAGTGCAATCTTCTTCCATAAAATTTCTTGCAAGTTGTTGGACACACTTGCCAAGTTCAAGTTCCAATTCCACAATAACAGCAAAGGTGAAATCTCCGAGCCTCAACTCAGCTTCGTGTCCAAGCACCTTAGTCTCCACTATGACCTCGAAGACCAGAATGCTCTTGTTAAGAGTTCCTTCGATGTTGGTCCCAGATTGCATGTCAAAGCTGCTCACGATGTCAAG GCTCAACAAGGAGAGGTTACAATGCTTGCAAACCTCGCTGATCCTGGCTATGCGCTTGAATTGTCCACTCCCGTTCCATCTGTTGGATTG CCAAAAGCAACCCTTAGATTTCCTGTAGGTGAAGTTTCGCTACAGGAGAAGGAGACAGAGGAAGAGGAAGCCAAGAATTTGTTGTCAGTGAGTGGGATTCTCAAGGGTCAGTTTTTTGATGGAGTTGGCACTGCTCAGTATAAGGATGAAGAATTGAAATTGAGATATTGCTATAAG GATGATGAAATGTCTTTTATTCCCACATTATCTGTCCCTTCAAATGCTCTGTCTTTTGCCTTTAAGCGTAGGCTTACTCCTTCCGACAAGTTAAG TTATTGGTACAATTGTGATTCCAACTATTGGAGTGCTGTCTACAAGCGCACCTATGGTAAAgacttcaaattcaaaactgGTTATGATTCAGAGGTTCGTCTTGGCTGGGCATCTCTTTGG GTCGGAGATGAAGGTGGGAAAGCCAAAGCAGCCCCCATGAAGATGAAAGTTCAATTCATGCTTCAAGTGCCACAAGACGACATAAAATCTTCAGTTTTAATGTTTCGGGTTAAGAAGAGATGGGATATTTAA
- the LOC130972183 gene encoding uncharacterized protein LOC130972183: protein MNAIMSLSPSTNTIITSSYLSPHCYYSYKPKPNPNFNFNAFFYFSLSHHHSRLAHWNTAAPKPFPSRRTWLYGHMKRDQEPGYEFDDVLGLYGSDDELGKQIPTQAQSVVEGSGSVMVSEFKPVPDVDYLQELLAIQQQGPRAIGFFGTRNMGFMHQELIEILSYAMVITKNHIFTSGASGTNAAVIRGALRAEKPELLTVILPQSLSKQPPESQELLSKVKNVIEKPYNDHLPLIEASRLCNMDIISHVQQVICFAFHDSRLLMETCQEAKNLRKIVTLFYLD, encoded by the exons ATGAACGCAATTATGTCTCTAAGTCCTTCCACCAATACCATCATCACTTCCTCTTATCTCTCCCCACATTGCTATTATTCCTACAAACCCAAGCCAAaccctaattttaatttcaatgcCTTCTTttacttctctctctctcaccacCACAGCCGCCTCGCTCACTGGAACACCGCCGCTCCCAAACCATTTCCTTCTAGACGGACg TGGCTTTATGGACACATGAAGAGGGATCAAGAGCCAGGTTACGAATTCGATGACGTGTTAGGCTTATATGGTTCTGACGATGAACTAGGCAAACAAATTCCCACTCAGGCTCAATCCGTTGTCGAAGGATCAGGGTCAGTTATGGTATCTGAGTTCAAGCCTGTTCCTGATGTTGATTATCTCCAG GAGTTACTGGCCATTCAACAGCAAGGACctagagctattggcttttttggAACACGGAACATGGGATTCATGCACCAGGAATTAATTGAGATTCTTAGCTATGCTATGGTTATAACG AAAAATCACATATTTACATCTGGAGCATCTGGGACTAATGCAGCTGTTATTCGAGGTGCTTTACGGGCTGAGAAACCAGAGTTGCTTACAGTTATATTGCCTCAAAGTTTAAGCAAACAGCCTCCTGAGAGTCAGGAGCTGTTGTCAAAA GTGAAAAATGTGATAGAGAAGCCCTACAATGATCATCTACCTCTGATAGAAGCAAGCAG GCTATGCAATATGGACATCATTTCTCACGTCCAGCAAGTCATTTGTTTTGCTTTCCATGATAGTAGGTTGCTAATGGAAACTTGTCAGGAAGCCAAAAATTTAAGGAAGATCGTGACTCTCTTCTACCTTGACTGA